The Halorhabdus sp. BNX81 genome includes a region encoding these proteins:
- the purF gene encoding amidophosphoribosyltransferase, protein MDEKCGVVGISLADREAARPLYYSLYALQHRGQESAGIVTHDGFQQHSHIGMGLVGDVFEPDDIDGLAGSVGIGHVRYPTAGSVDSSCAQPFTVSFKSGSLALSHNGNLVNADDVRDELANLGHAFTSDGDTEVIAHDLARNLLEADLVRAVKRTMRRIHGSYSLTITHDDTVLGVRDPQGNRPLCIGELDDGYVLASESSAVDTLDGEVIRDVQPGELVVLQPDGEGYDTYQLVENDRTAHCFFEHVYFARPDSEIDGQLVYDTRRELGQKLYEESGIDTDVVLPVPDSGRAFASGYAAAAEDVEFAEGLMKNRYVGRTFIMPTQDERERAVRLKLNPIKNTIEGKSVTLIDDSIVRGTTSTQLIDLLRDAGAEEIHLRIGSPPIVAPCYMGIDMASRDELIAGDRSVEEIRETIGADSLSYLSIDAISETLGTDRDDLCLGCVTGEYPYDIDGEATDREIERPVIDEPSVADD, encoded by the coding sequence ATGGACGAAAAGTGCGGTGTGGTCGGCATCTCGCTTGCGGATCGTGAGGCGGCTCGCCCGCTGTATTATTCGTTGTACGCACTCCAGCATCGCGGCCAGGAGTCGGCCGGGATCGTGACCCACGACGGCTTTCAACAGCACAGCCACATCGGGATGGGACTCGTCGGCGATGTGTTCGAACCCGACGACATCGATGGACTCGCCGGCTCAGTCGGGATCGGGCACGTCCGGTATCCGACCGCAGGCAGCGTCGATTCGAGTTGTGCCCAGCCCTTTACCGTCTCCTTCAAGAGCGGGTCGCTCGCGTTGAGTCACAACGGTAACCTCGTCAACGCCGACGACGTGCGGGACGAACTCGCGAATCTCGGCCACGCCTTCACCTCGGACGGCGACACGGAGGTCATCGCCCACGATCTCGCCCGGAACCTGCTCGAAGCCGACCTCGTCAGAGCAGTCAAACGGACGATGCGGCGAATCCACGGCTCGTATTCACTGACGATCACCCACGACGACACCGTCCTCGGCGTTCGTGATCCACAGGGCAATCGGCCGTTGTGTATCGGGGAACTCGATGATGGCTACGTCCTCGCCTCGGAATCCTCGGCTGTCGACACTCTCGATGGTGAGGTCATCCGGGACGTTCAGCCGGGTGAACTGGTCGTGTTGCAGCCCGACGGCGAGGGGTACGACACCTATCAACTCGTCGAGAACGATCGGACGGCTCACTGCTTTTTCGAACACGTCTACTTCGCCCGTCCGGACTCCGAAATCGACGGACAACTCGTCTACGACACCCGCCGTGAACTCGGACAGAAGCTCTACGAGGAGTCGGGCATCGACACCGACGTCGTCCTGCCGGTGCCGGACTCGGGACGGGCGTTTGCCTCCGGCTACGCGGCGGCCGCCGAGGACGTCGAATTTGCCGAGGGTTTGATGAAAAACCGCTACGTCGGTCGGACGTTTATCATGCCGACGCAGGACGAGCGCGAACGCGCCGTCCGGTTGAAACTCAACCCGATCAAGAACACGATCGAGGGCAAAAGCGTCACGCTGATCGACGATTCGATCGTCCGCGGGACGACCTCGACGCAGTTGATCGACCTGTTGCGTGATGCCGGGGCCGAGGAGATCCACCTCCGGATCGGCTCACCGCCGATCGTCGCCCCCTGTTATATGGGGATCGACATGGCCAGCCGTGACGAGTTGATCGCCGGTGACCGTTCGGTCGAGGAGATCCGCGAGACGATCGGTGCCGACAGCCTCTCGTATCTCTCGATCGACGCCATCTCCGAGACGCTCGGGACGGATCGCGACGACCTCTGCCTGGGGTGTGTCACCGGCGAGTATCCCTACGACATCGACGGCGAGGCCACCGACCGGGAGATCGAACGACCGGTCATCGATGAGCCGAGTGTCGCTGACGATTGA
- a CDS encoding DUF420 domain-containing protein — protein MQSIVRERTVAVTTVLTISSLVVIFGVVGGVVPSSWLPRTDAVDALPHLNAALSALALIAIGAGIRAVHRGAIDAHRRRMGAAFGLFVAFLASYLYRITVAGTATFDGPSVLEPVYLLVLAIHVTLAIVCLPLVYYVLLLAYGYDRRELPQTPHPRVGRIAATLWAVSFTLGLVVYVALYVAPW, from the coding sequence ATGCAATCGATAGTGCGTGAGCGGACAGTGGCGGTGACGACCGTCCTCACGATCAGCTCACTGGTAGTGATCTTCGGCGTCGTTGGGGGAGTGGTGCCGTCGTCGTGGCTCCCCCGAACCGACGCCGTCGACGCGCTCCCGCACCTGAACGCCGCACTCAGCGCACTCGCGCTCATCGCGATCGGGGCCGGCATTCGAGCGGTCCACCGGGGTGCGATCGACGCTCACCGCCGACGGATGGGGGCCGCGTTCGGGCTCTTTGTGGCGTTTCTCGCCAGCTACCTGTACCGAATTACCGTCGCAGGGACGGCCACCTTCGACGGCCCATCAGTGCTCGAACCGGTGTATCTGCTCGTCCTCGCGATCCACGTCACGCTCGCGATCGTCTGCCTGCCGCTCGTCTACTACGTGTTATTACTGGCCTACGGGTACGACCGCCGGGAGCTTCCCCAAACTCCACATCCACGCGTCGGCCGAATCGCCGCGACGCTCTGGGCGGTGTCGTTCACGCTCGGCCTGGTCGTATACGTCGCGCTGTACGTTGCTCCGTGGTAG
- a CDS encoding deoxyhypusine synthase yields MTDDHADDHRETFHHDPIGHAEVRAGMTVDELADEYGNGGFGASTLHEAVDIYSEMLDDEVTNFLGLAGAMVPAGMRRIVADLIRDGHVDALVTTGANLTHDTIEAIGGKHHHGEAVAEDATPREHDEQLRDEGVDRIYNVYLPQEFFTTFEEHLRAEVFPALEEEGAVSIQRLTEELGRANAAVNDRENVEEGAGIAAAAYENDVPIYCPAVQDSVLGLQAWMYSQTSEFTLDALADMTGISDIAYEADQAGALVVGGGVPKNFVLQTMLVSPDAYDYAVQLTMDPPQTGGLSGATLDEARSWGKLEKAARNASVYADATITFPLLVAAARERIGK; encoded by the coding sequence ATGACTGACGACCACGCGGACGATCACCGGGAGACGTTCCATCACGATCCGATCGGCCACGCCGAGGTGCGAGCCGGCATGACCGTCGACGAACTCGCCGACGAGTACGGCAACGGGGGCTTCGGCGCGAGTACGCTCCACGAGGCCGTCGACATCTACAGCGAGATGCTCGACGACGAGGTGACGAACTTCCTCGGACTGGCCGGTGCGATGGTACCCGCCGGGATGCGCCGGATCGTCGCCGACCTCATCCGGGACGGCCACGTCGACGCGCTGGTGACGACGGGCGCGAACCTCACGCACGACACCATCGAGGCGATCGGCGGCAAACACCACCACGGCGAGGCCGTCGCCGAGGACGCGACGCCCCGCGAGCACGACGAGCAGCTGCGCGACGAGGGCGTCGATCGCATCTACAACGTCTATCTGCCCCAGGAGTTCTTCACGACCTTCGAGGAGCACCTCCGTGCGGAGGTGTTCCCGGCGCTGGAGGAGGAGGGTGCCGTTTCGATCCAACGATTGACCGAGGAACTCGGCCGGGCCAACGCCGCGGTCAACGACCGCGAAAACGTCGAAGAGGGGGCCGGCATCGCCGCCGCAGCCTACGAGAACGATGTCCCGATCTACTGCCCCGCCGTCCAGGACTCCGTGCTGGGACTCCAGGCCTGGATGTACAGCCAGACGAGCGAGTTCACGCTCGACGCGCTGGCGGACATGACCGGCATCTCGGACATCGCCTACGAGGCGGATCAGGCCGGCGCACTGGTGGTCGGCGGCGGCGTCCCGAAGAACTTCGTCCTCCAGACGATGCTGGTCAGTCCGGACGCCTACGACTACGCCGTCCAGTTGACGATGGATCCACCACAGACCGGCGGGCTCTCCGGGGCGACGCTCGACGAGGCGCGGTCGTGGGGAAAACTGGAGAAGGCCGCCCGGAACGCCTCGGTATACGCCGACGCGACGATCACGTTCCCGCTGCTCGTGGCGGCGGCCCGCGAGCGGATCGGGAAATAA
- a CDS encoding SprT-like domain-containing protein: protein MAGLAYDAIESHDDLVAFSRQYAREARREWLLDVRLDLVEWDVSTRARRRAAAVKRPRVPDATIGEPIDWNRVPDSDGRPLPCTVSLSWEAFEAFSRAEWESTLRHELLHVEQFQRDGTTDHGAAFKRRAREVETDVRCRTFATPEWLFRCGDCGTEVARRYRDCAFVREYEAYRSDCCGAGLVRSQPE, encoded by the coding sequence ATGGCGGGATTGGCATACGACGCGATCGAGAGCCACGACGACCTGGTCGCCTTCTCGCGGCAGTACGCCCGTGAGGCGCGTCGAGAGTGGCTGCTGGACGTGCGTCTCGACCTCGTCGAGTGGGACGTTTCGACGCGAGCGCGCCGACGCGCGGCTGCGGTCAAGCGACCGCGAGTGCCGGACGCGACGATCGGCGAGCCGATCGACTGGAACCGGGTCCCGGACAGCGACGGGCGACCGCTTCCCTGTACGGTCTCGCTTTCCTGGGAGGCCTTCGAGGCCTTCTCGCGGGCAGAGTGGGAGTCGACGCTCCGGCACGAACTGCTGCACGTCGAGCAGTTCCAGCGCGACGGGACGACCGACCACGGCGCGGCGTTCAAGCGCCGGGCGCGGGAGGTCGAGACCGACGTGCGGTGTCGAACGTTCGCCACCCCAGAGTGGCTGTTCCGGTGTGGCGATTGTGGCACGGAAGTCGCCCGGCGATATCGCGATTGTGCGTTCGTTCGAGAGTACGAGGCGTATCGCTCGGACTGTTGTGGAGCGGGGCTGGTTCGAAGCCAGCCCGAGTAG
- a CDS encoding glycosyl hydrolase: MAEDPDLDLSRRNWLKALGVAGTLGTMPAGVASAETIVGTGGYHDGPPAGADTHEFTRHTTTDFGDGPIPTNDWYSVIGLEGITGEDVTIAAHPLAYKTQQAGLQVGHPTDWTTSWDSADQVGDVVIDDVMDMTISHADSDGYTDLALSDHGDWSVSAVFGEGTGSALRVTMAQGSPFVYCEPASGGVEIEFGAAVDVWAHEQNVVGLTVNGNDYGLYAPDGTDWGGVGSTTMTTGAEYCSIAVLPDRSFLETYEDYAYNVLRDTRFEWEYSESDATITTTFNFEVEELPDSPTSGTVAGLFPHQWKYAAEPTLDATYPSARGEMQILTGDSFSVEYGWNGMLPFLPDEGSYDRARLETRLNEVSESINGGITQDTYRFGKDTASRMAKCAAVADQVGMTGKRDALLETVKDGLEEWFTPSDEATFYYDDSVGALQGYPGSHGSIADLSDHHFHFGHYVWAAARVARHDPAWAERSNWGGMVEELIRDYANPDRTDDRYPFNRNFSVYEGHSWAHGSGSFGLGNNQESSSEAMMAYAAMIEWGEYTGNTEIRDLGMALYAMQARAIQEYWMDRDQQHFPDDWEANFAGIVWGMGAAHSTWWTADSEAVYGINMLPLSGFSMHLGWDETLAERNFEQIAALKGGEFTYWPDILWMYRAFSDPQDAIDRFESRADSYTPEDAQEPAHTRYWLYTLRELGSPDPTVTADTPLYTVFDDGSERTYVAYNADDSATTVTFSDGTTLDVPADSMATTTGDGDDNGGEEPADQSPYGGAPHAIPGRIQAQEYDEGGQDVAYNDTTETNQGGAVRTGESVDIETVSDATGGEYNVGWIADGEWLEYTVNVEEAGTYDVDFRVASQVGGGTLHAEVGGSDVTGAVSFEATGGWQSWTTVTISGVELTAGEQVLRLSMDDSEFNVNWVEFTLEDDGGGESGDGEYAGTAGDGWSATVTRVDAERHEWSFEPANAADWADIQFTDPGTDSWVGYRMDHRDGDDIHVHTRETADDGPTIDFRFVWDDGGDGQYVSERRTHEF; this comes from the coding sequence ATGGCTGAAGATCCCGACCTCGACCTCTCACGGCGGAACTGGTTGAAAGCCCTCGGGGTGGCCGGGACGCTTGGGACCATGCCAGCAGGGGTGGCCAGTGCCGAAACAATCGTGGGTACAGGTGGGTATCACGATGGACCACCGGCGGGTGCTGATACCCACGAGTTCACGCGCCATACGACAACAGACTTCGGGGACGGGCCCATTCCAACGAACGACTGGTACTCGGTGATTGGTCTCGAAGGGATCACCGGAGAGGACGTCACGATCGCCGCCCATCCGCTCGCGTACAAGACCCAGCAAGCGGGCCTCCAGGTAGGGCATCCGACCGACTGGACGACAAGCTGGGACAGTGCCGACCAGGTCGGTGACGTGGTGATCGACGACGTCATGGACATGACGATCAGCCACGCCGACAGCGACGGCTACACCGACCTGGCGCTTTCCGATCACGGCGACTGGTCGGTCAGTGCCGTCTTCGGCGAGGGGACCGGCAGTGCCCTCCGGGTCACGATGGCACAGGGCTCACCGTTCGTCTACTGCGAACCCGCGAGCGGCGGGGTCGAGATCGAGTTCGGTGCCGCCGTCGACGTCTGGGCCCACGAGCAAAACGTCGTCGGGCTCACGGTCAACGGCAACGACTACGGGCTGTACGCCCCGGATGGCACAGACTGGGGTGGCGTCGGGTCCACGACGATGACGACTGGAGCCGAGTACTGCTCGATCGCCGTACTGCCGGACCGTAGCTTCCTCGAGACGTACGAGGACTATGCGTACAACGTCCTCCGGGACACGCGCTTTGAGTGGGAGTACAGCGAGAGCGACGCGACGATCACGACCACCTTCAACTTCGAGGTCGAAGAGCTCCCGGACAGCCCGACATCGGGAACAGTTGCCGGCCTCTTTCCCCACCAGTGGAAGTATGCCGCCGAGCCCACGCTCGATGCCACGTATCCGTCGGCACGGGGCGAAATGCAAATCCTCACCGGTGACTCCTTCTCGGTCGAGTACGGGTGGAACGGCATGCTCCCGTTCCTCCCGGATGAGGGGAGTTATGATCGAGCGCGCCTGGAGACGCGCCTGAACGAGGTGAGCGAGTCGATCAACGGCGGCATCACCCAGGACACCTACCGCTTCGGGAAGGACACCGCGAGTCGGATGGCGAAGTGTGCCGCGGTCGCCGATCAGGTCGGGATGACCGGCAAGCGGGACGCGCTCCTGGAGACGGTCAAGGACGGCCTCGAGGAGTGGTTCACCCCCAGCGACGAGGCGACGTTCTACTACGACGATTCCGTCGGGGCCCTCCAGGGATACCCGGGAAGTCACGGGTCGATCGCGGACCTCAGCGACCACCACTTCCACTTCGGCCACTACGTCTGGGCGGCGGCACGCGTCGCCCGGCACGATCCGGCCTGGGCCGAGCGATCGAACTGGGGCGGCATGGTCGAGGAGCTGATCCGCGACTACGCCAATCCGGATCGGACCGACGACCGCTACCCGTTCAACCGGAATTTCAGCGTTTACGAGGGCCACTCCTGGGCCCACGGCTCGGGCAGCTTCGGCCTCGGGAACAACCAGGAATCCTCGTCGGAGGCCATGATGGCCTACGCGGCGATGATCGAGTGGGGCGAATACACGGGCAACACGGAGATCAGAGACCTCGGGATGGCGCTGTACGCGATGCAGGCCCGGGCGATCCAGGAGTACTGGATGGACCGCGATCAACAACACTTCCCGGACGACTGGGAGGCGAACTTCGCCGGCATCGTCTGGGGGATGGGCGCGGCACACTCGACATGGTGGACGGCTGACAGCGAGGCCGTCTACGGGATTAACATGCTGCCGCTGTCGGGCTTCTCGATGCACCTGGGGTGGGACGAGACACTGGCCGAGCGGAACTTCGAGCAGATCGCGGCGCTCAAAGGTGGCGAGTTCACCTACTGGCCGGACATCCTCTGGATGTACCGCGCGTTCTCGGACCCCCAGGACGCCATCGACCGCTTCGAATCCCGCGCGGACAGCTACACGCCGGAGGATGCCCAGGAGCCGGCACACACGCGCTACTGGCTGTACACCCTCCGGGAACTCGGATCGCCCGATCCGACCGTGACCGCCGACACGCCGCTGTATACGGTCTTCGACGACGGCAGCGAGCGGACCTACGTCGCCTACAACGCCGACGACTCCGCGACGACGGTGACGTTCAGCGACGGCACGACGCTGGACGTGCCGGCCGATTCGATGGCGACGACCACGGGCGATGGCGACGACAATGGCGGCGAGGAACCGGCCGATCAGTCGCCCTACGGCGGCGCTCCCCACGCGATCCCCGGTCGAATCCAGGCCCAGGAGTACGACGAAGGCGGCCAGGACGTGGCCTACAACGACACGACCGAGACCAACCAGGGCGGTGCCGTCCGCACTGGCGAGTCCGTCGATATTGAGACAGTCAGTGACGCCACTGGCGGCGAGTACAACGTCGGCTGGATCGCCGACGGCGAGTGGCTTGAGTACACTGTCAACGTCGAGGAGGCCGGAACCTACGACGTGGACTTCCGGGTTGCCTCGCAGGTCGGCGGCGGCACACTCCACGCCGAGGTCGGCGGCAGCGACGTGACCGGGGCCGTCAGCTTCGAGGCGACGGGTGGCTGGCAATCCTGGACGACGGTGACGATCAGTGGCGTCGAACTCACCGCCGGCGAGCAGGTCCTGCGGCTGTCGATGGACGACAGCGAGTTCAACGTCAACTGGGTCGAGTTCACTCTCGAGGACGACGGCGGTGGCGAGAGTGGGGACGGTGAGTACGCAGGTACTGCGGGCGACGGCTGGTCAGCGACGGTGACACGGGTCGACGCGGAGCGTCACGAGTGGTCCTTCGAGCCCGCCAACGCGGCAGACTGGGCAGACATCCAGTTCACTGACCCCGGCACCGACAGCTGGGTCGGCTACCGGATGGATCACCGGGACGGCGACGACATCCACGTGCACACGCGCGAGACGGCGGACGACGGACCGACGATCGACTTCCGGTTCGTCTGGGACGACGGCGGCGACGGCCAATACGTCAGCGAGCGCCGGACCCACGAGTTCTGA
- a CDS encoding Nif3-like dinuclear metal center hexameric protein, translating to MDCQELCSRFDDRLDVAAYAGIDASENGLQVGPEERDVERVAFAVDAAVETIEGAAEAGADLLVVHHGLLWGGGGRVTDLRYRRIERLLDADMALYAVHLPLDGHQDLGNAAGVADVLDLGNRAPFGEIDGEYIGQRGRAREPVTVGELRELLSSELDTGGESVQVLDFGPDEIRDVAVVTGSGTDWIDEAAAKDVDALVTGEGKQQVYHRAREHGLHVFLAGHYATETFGVRALAGLAEEWGVATTFVDHPTGL from the coding sequence ATGGACTGTCAAGAACTGTGTTCGCGCTTCGACGACCGACTCGACGTCGCCGCCTACGCCGGGATCGACGCCAGCGAGAACGGCCTCCAGGTGGGACCCGAAGAACGGGACGTCGAGCGGGTCGCGTTCGCCGTCGACGCGGCCGTCGAGACGATCGAGGGGGCAGCCGAGGCGGGCGCTGATCTGCTGGTCGTCCATCACGGACTGCTGTGGGGTGGCGGCGGCCGGGTGACCGACCTGCGGTACCGTCGCATCGAGCGGCTCCTCGACGCCGACATGGCCCTGTATGCCGTCCACCTCCCGCTAGACGGCCACCAGGATCTCGGTAACGCCGCCGGGGTCGCCGACGTCCTCGACCTGGGGAATCGAGCCCCCTTCGGCGAGATCGACGGCGAGTACATCGGCCAGCGCGGCCGGGCACGGGAGCCGGTTACGGTGGGAGAGCTCCGCGAGCTACTGTCGAGCGAACTCGACACCGGCGGTGAAAGCGTGCAGGTGCTGGATTTCGGCCCCGACGAAATACGGGACGTGGCAGTCGTGACCGGCAGCGGGACGGACTGGATCGACGAGGCCGCGGCGAAGGACGTCGACGCACTGGTGACCGGCGAGGGCAAACAGCAGGTCTACCACCGGGCGCGCGAGCACGGCCTCCACGTCTTCCTGGCGGGTCACTACGCGACCGAAACCTTCGGCGTGCGCGCGCTGGCCGGCCTCGCCGAGGAGTGGGGCGTAGCGACGACGTTCGTCGACCATCCGACCGGCCTGTAG
- a CDS encoding PQQ-binding-like beta-propeller repeat protein, with protein sequence MPSRRSYLAGLGAAAISVAGCASLPFVSPVSGRWRAMLGSESTALNAPLAVGDGAIYATDDDGTLWAIDAENGDVRWAERIVDSGSHVSTGPGAGPGLVCAGRPPVAFDPDGERLWSAPTDALAESLHAAQPVVGSDAVFVRTTDGITAAFDRSDGDRRFRVDLNAGEFGVLAAADGRVFTDADDSLVALDADDGDRLWEQAVNAPDGLAVTDELILVADSQDGIRAFDVASGEQRWQYDLPEANAVAVADERAVAVGGSPAGGGSSGPTSSDVSGPLVALDIESGDKEWQVTLDRFAWFPPAIGSDRVYVSRVAGGVVAYSTSGEHVWTHEFGEDANLATGPVLHDERLYVGVEDSSEAYVAALAVA encoded by the coding sequence ATGCCCTCCCGCCGTTCGTACCTTGCAGGCCTTGGCGCAGCCGCCATTTCGGTCGCGGGATGTGCCTCGCTTCCGTTCGTCTCGCCGGTCAGCGGACGCTGGCGAGCCATGCTCGGGTCCGAATCCACGGCGCTGAACGCACCGTTGGCCGTCGGTGACGGGGCGATTTATGCCACCGACGACGACGGCACCCTGTGGGCAATCGACGCCGAGAATGGCGATGTCCGCTGGGCCGAGCGAATCGTTGATTCCGGCAGCCACGTTTCCACTGGCCCGGGTGCCGGTCCGGGTCTCGTCTGTGCGGGTCGGCCACCCGTCGCGTTCGATCCCGACGGCGAGCGGCTGTGGTCCGCGCCGACGGACGCGCTGGCGGAGTCGTTGCACGCGGCCCAGCCGGTCGTCGGGTCGGACGCGGTGTTCGTGCGGACGACTGACGGGATCACTGCTGCATTCGATCGGTCCGACGGGGATCGACGCTTTCGCGTCGACCTCAATGCAGGCGAATTCGGGGTCCTGGCAGCGGCGGACGGTCGCGTGTTCACGGATGCGGACGACTCGCTGGTCGCGCTCGATGCGGACGACGGAGACCGTCTGTGGGAGCAAGCGGTGAATGCCCCCGATGGTCTTGCTGTCACGGACGAGTTGATTCTCGTCGCTGACTCGCAGGACGGTATCCGAGCGTTCGACGTCGCGAGTGGCGAGCAGCGGTGGCAGTACGATCTTCCGGAGGCGAACGCGGTGGCTGTGGCGGATGAAAGGGCCGTTGCGGTGGGCGGTTCCCCTGCCGGTGGTGGATCGTCCGGGCCGACGTCCAGCGATGTTTCCGGACCGCTCGTGGCTCTCGACATCGAGTCCGGTGACAAAGAGTGGCAGGTCACGCTCGACCGCTTTGCTTGGTTTCCGCCCGCGATCGGATCAGATCGGGTGTACGTCTCGCGGGTGGCCGGCGGTGTCGTGGCGTACTCGACGTCGGGAGAACACGTCTGGACGCACGAGTTCGGCGAGGACGCCAACCTGGCTACCGGTCCGGTGCTCCACGACGAGCGGCTCTACGTCGGAGTGGAGGATAGCAGTGAGGCGTACGTGGCTGCGCTGGCGGTAGCGTAA
- the speB gene encoding agmatinase: protein MAFPGVSADRETADYAVVGAPLDVSTTFRPGTRFGPARVRELAATFEDYDHHTDSHFTDCAVSDHGDVGAAGAVDDAAEYLTFLEGELDDLRADGIVPVLIGGEHTVSVAGVRSVEPDVFVCLDAHLDLREGYAGNPLSHSTVTRHALEVADRAVILGARAGSKAEWERADAADVTVVPPEEVSEWTPDFADESVYLSVDVDAADPGFAPGTGTMEPFGLTPREIHDVVRSVAPHADGFDVVEVNDRDEGQAATLAAKLLRAFVYEHAANDSE from the coding sequence ATGGCCTTCCCCGGCGTGAGTGCCGACCGGGAGACGGCCGACTACGCGGTCGTCGGTGCGCCACTGGACGTCTCGACGACGTTCCGGCCCGGCACCCGGTTTGGCCCCGCTCGCGTCCGGGAACTCGCGGCCACCTTCGAGGACTACGACCACCACACTGACAGTCACTTCACCGACTGCGCCGTCAGCGATCACGGCGACGTCGGGGCCGCCGGGGCTGTCGACGACGCTGCCGAGTATCTCACCTTTCTGGAAGGCGAACTCGACGACCTGCGGGCCGACGGAATCGTTCCCGTCCTGATCGGCGGCGAGCACACCGTCAGCGTCGCGGGCGTCCGAAGCGTCGAGCCGGATGTCTTCGTCTGTCTCGACGCACATCTAGACCTCCGGGAGGGCTACGCCGGCAACCCGTTGAGTCACTCGACGGTCACCCGCCACGCCCTGGAGGTCGCCGATCGCGCGGTAATCCTCGGGGCACGAGCCGGCAGCAAAGCCGAGTGGGAGCGCGCCGACGCCGCGGACGTGACGGTCGTCCCGCCCGAGGAAGTGAGCGAATGGACACCCGATTTCGCGGACGAATCGGTCTATCTCAGCGTCGACGTCGACGCCGCCGACCCCGGATTCGCGCCCGGCACCGGGACGATGGAGCCGTTCGGCCTGACGCCACGGGAGATCCACGACGTGGTTCGGTCGGTCGCACCCCACGCTGACGGCTTCGACGTGGTCGAGGTCAACGACCGCGACGAGGGCCAGGCCGCCACGCTGGCGGCGAAGCTCCTGCGAGCATTCGTTTACGAGCACGCGGCGAACGACAGTGAGTAA
- a CDS encoding translation initiation factor IF-5A, giving the protein MAKQQTEVRELDEGSYVMMDDEPCKITSYSTAKPGKHGSAKARIDGKGVFDGKKRSLSQPVDAKIWVPIIERKQGQVVSVSGNDAQVMDLETYETFTMRVPEDESLSPDDEIEYLELEEQRKIV; this is encoded by the coding sequence ATGGCAAAACAGCAGACCGAGGTTCGGGAACTCGACGAGGGGAGTTACGTGATGATGGACGACGAGCCGTGTAAGATCACGTCCTACAGTACGGCCAAACCCGGCAAACACGGCAGTGCGAAGGCCCGCATCGACGGCAAGGGCGTCTTCGACGGGAAAAAGCGCAGCCTCTCCCAGCCGGTCGACGCGAAGATCTGGGTCCCGATCATCGAGCGCAAACAGGGCCAGGTCGTCTCGGTCTCGGGCAACGACGCCCAGGTCATGGATCTGGAAACCTACGAGACGTTCACGATGCGCGTCCCCGAAGACGAGAGTCTCTCGCCCGACGACGAGATCGAGTACCTCGAACTCGAAGAGCAGCGAAAGATCGTATAG